ctgaatacctttgacgtctcccctttcagtttccaccactttgttctttcaatcttagcttgtttatccctacgggcacgcacctgataacgaaagtctgccaccaaaagcttatgttgagaaacaacacactcccctagtatcaccttgcaacctaagcatgctcgtttgtcctttcttcttgcgaggacaaagtcaatctgactaaagtgttgtccgctactgaaggtcactagatgagattctctctttctaaagaaagtgttggctatcatcagatcaaaagctaccgcgaagtccagaacttcctccccctcctgattcctactaccatacccaaaatcaCCATGAACTGCcttgaaacctgcgcttgtagtacctacatgcccattaagatctcctcctataaaaagcttctcactaataggtacagctctaatcaggccatctaagtcttcccagaactctcttagcactctcatcgagacctacttggggggcatacgcactaattacgttcaagaccatatcaccaacgacaagcttgactaagataatcctatctccttgccttctcactcccaccacaccattcttgaggctcttatcaatcaaaactcctactccatttctattcgcgactgtccctgtgtaccaaagcttgaaacttgTATTGTCCACcttcttcgccttctgacccttccatttagtctcttgaacgcataatatatttacacgcctcctagtcatggtatcaactaattctcataacttacctgtaagcgaccctacattccaactacctaaacggatcctagttgattcgactagcttccttatccTTCGCACTTGTCGattcagatgtgaagacccttgctcatttttcactacacgcgggcgccgatgtagcgcgccactaaggaagcgacaaCCCGATCCTTGTTCACTTGACAcaatgcccagatcacgacacggcgcgtcaccaagggggtgccgacccggcccttgtccatttaacaccatacccgggttccaatatggtgcgtcgctaagagggttatgccccaacgattttctttcgggtttcatctccattagaatggctagatttaacgttggctcgccacgcctatcacaaccctcctcctttaccagagcttgggacctgctacgttgagacaacataggcggagttgaATAATGATTATCAATACACAAATCAAATGTAATCCGATCAGATGGTTACATAGGAAGCTTATCTTGCTGTTTACTTGGTCTTGGTCAACAGTGGTGATCCTAGTTAGCTAGTTGCTACATGCTAGGCATTTTGGTTACAAGCTGCTAGGCCAATGCTGAAGAGCAGGGATGTGAATAGGGCTCTTGTACAGGTGCTAACGATCCACATTTAAGCACACAGTAAAAAGTGGAGGTCTATGGCGATTCAGCAGAGTAGTGCATTTATGGCCATGCGTTGACAAAATTTCATGATTTAGTAGGGACAGGGGCGTAGGTTAGTCAAGACCAATAGCCCCCACCCCTTTTCtctgaatttccaaagttctttGATGTTTTAGTACCTAAATCAGCCTTAAGTTTTGTTTTACTTGCTTTTATTACTGGCGAGTCACCGGCGAGGACTCAAGGTGATAGAGCTAGTAATCTGCTTGATCTTTATTGATGAACTGGGAATGATTACAATGGCTAAACCTAGAGATAGCAGCAGCGATAGAGCAGGTTCACCCTCCCTGGGAGGCCTTGAACGTGATGACTCTATTTGCTTAACTCCTCTAATCAGCCGGCCCTTTGTTATATCTCCCAATGGCCGGCTGAGCACTAACAAACTCACTAACAAACTGGCTCTCCAGATCCTAACTTACAGGAAAAGATAACTGTGGCCTAAAATTAGCCACTAGAGGCTggcgccttcttcttcttcctgctgTATTGCTTCCCAATGAAAGCGTCTACAACACAAGGAATAGTAGTAACTTCCTAGGAGCTGTGTTTGAGGGGATTAACACAAATATTGCATAAGTGGTGTGTGAGGGGATTAACGCAAATATTGCGTAAGTGGTAGTGAGGCATCCAGATCAGAATTTTGCATGACAATCAAGCACATATGAGCCCAAGAAATTGATGATGCTGAAATATATGGTGCACTTAAAGCTGAAGGGTCAACAACTAAATGATATTGCACTTACTTCAAAACATCTGACTTACCCCATAAACATGATTACTTTGGAGttatgaaagtagaacaagtagTTTTCCATGATTAACAAGGTTACCAGCACATCCAACTCTCCAAAGTTAACTATACTAGCATATTGGCATTGCTCTTTACAAGAAGCTTAACACATGCCATACCTTTTCTCTGGAAGATATAGGATTTGGAGTTGATGGATACAGCCAATACAGAAATTATGTGGTGCCATCCGAATCCTTTTTCATGATGCCATTCGCATCTTTGGCCACCAAAATTGATCACACAATTGAACATGATCTTGTTATGACCGGCGTCCATTATACCAGGTGCAAGCCCATTAGTGGCTAGGACATCGGCAGTCAGGGGAGGCATAATAGCCCAATTTTATTATTTATTTGGTATTTTCTTAGAGAGAATTTTTATTCCTTAATTATAGGATCTTGAGGAGAGGATAAATACTTTGTAAACATTGGTTATTGGAATTAAGCAAGAAGCAACATATTTGTTGCCGGCTTCCCTCAGGGAGCCCTAGCCGGTGCCTCTTTCTCCTCCTCGCGCCGTGACCACGGCGCCAACCTGTCGCCCTCGTCTTCCCAGAGCCCGACCACCGATCTCCCATCCCTACTACCTCCATAGCAAGCCCGGTAGGATCCGCAATCCTATCAGATCTACTTCTTAGATTGTATTTTTTTAATCATCTAAGATTATTATTAGTTGAGCTGCATCAATAATGATATCAGTACACAAATAAAATGTAATCCAATCAAGGTGTGAAAACAAGTAAATAAGATACAAGTAAATTCCCGGAGTGGCATGCAAAACTCATACACCTACCTAATATTCTCTCATTCTTGAGACTTTGATAGGCTCGTGTTTGCACTCACCTGGACGCCTAGTCGCCTTTAAAACACTGCTACTTATAGATATAGTAACTACTGAACTTATTTCTGTGGTTGCATGTTTTCTCTCTTTTGACAACTTTGTCATATACTTCAACAGGAAAAAGTTGGAGGAAAAGTAATACACCGCCAAGGGGGtgtcatatttctctttcgtggTAGAAACTACAATTACAGGACCCGCCCGTGTTTTCCGCTTATGCTCTGGAAACCCGTTGCACCTGTGTACCCGCACCTTGTCACGAAGGTCCCAGGTGGCTTAACTCCAGATGAGGCCACAGAAATGCGCATGAGAGGACGTCAGTTACCACCAATTTGCAAACTTGGTAAGGCTAGTTTCCTTTTTTCGGAGTATCGGTTCCTTTGAACTGTTCTGAATTTTGGATATACAGCATATTTCATGTGCTCCCTTGTTTCAGGGAAATCACTGCCTAAATTTTGGCTTATACTGATGCTTAACTCATTGACAAGTATTTTTGCTAaatttaaaacatgtttttgttcAGATGCACCATTTCTTAAAAGCCTAAAAGTACTATATGATCATACACAATGTGTGCTGATCAAAAAATGGACTATACAGATatgtgaagttttttttttctaaacacGCAGGAGATCTTGTGTTGAGAGAAAGAAAGACCAAAATAGTCAAGTACAATGACCTTACACGACCAAAACAATGACCTTACATGACTGAAGCATGCCTTTGAGGCTTTGACAACACCTTACACAACCTAAGCAATGATCAGACAACATGTTACCTGACCAAAATAAAGACCGAACACCACCTTACATGACTCTTCGACCAACACAATGCCTAGATGGAAACCAATGACTCCAACTGACCACAATATGAGATAGATCCCATTGGAAGTGGCCTGGCAACCAGGATCCTTGATTGCCAACCGAGGTGGACAGATAGATGCTTCAAGGATCTTCAGATCCCATCCATCTGCCACGGCAACCTTGACTAGGAAATTCATTCCCTGACTATCTATCATTGATGGCTTCAAGGTGAGACCACAAATCCTTCGCACCAAGGAGGTCACAAGTGATGGGATTTCTTCAAACTGAACAACAATTCGTTGCACCTATGCCAACAATACCGAAGGACAGGGGCAATTGGTGATGGTGACTGAATCCTGCGAGAGAGTATCCCTTCATTCCATCTCCCTGGAGCGCGGATGGCAATTTCCAGTTCTCGCAATCAAGCAGATGCCTCATAGATGGATGGAGATGAAGGCACACCATCTGACAGAACTGTAGATGGAGAGGAATCAAGCGATGACACCTACTACAGGTCTACAGCCTGACTGATTGGGGTGCTCTGGGAGGAGCACCTGCTGACACGATTTGCCATTCAACTTAGCACGTGTATGGCTGAGGCTGCATGTAACTGCAAGCTATGTGACCTTATGCTTAAACAGAAGTAGCTAGATGCATTCTTGCAGTTTGCAGCAAAGTGCTCACTACTCAACCAAAAGAAGCACTGGCCAATCAGATCAGCATGCACTGAGCTTGTGATTCAACTCTTAAGGGTCCAGTGGCGGTGGAGAGATTTGGCATTGGTTTTGTGATGGCCGAGAGGCATGTTGTGGCAGGGATTGGCGAGGATAGCTGTTGAAATTTACGTGAATTGCCCATCTTTTCCTATCAGCTTAAGTTTTTGGGTTGAGTTGGTTGGTGCATACAATTCAATATGATAATTGAGCGAGATGTCTTGAGTTCAAATCTTGGCGTGCtgcaattaaataaaaataattgcAGCTGACTCCTCTTTCCATATTTGAAGCCTAAGGGGGCCTGCACGTGAGGGGGAGTGTTGACGTATAAGTGAATTGTGCACACATGGGGATCTGGCAAGATTTTTTGGGGACCTGGGTGCCTGGCACTGGCCTATTTGCCAACTAGGTGGCCCCGAATGGCTCCCTGTCATGTTGAGAGAGAGCGGAGAACATTTGATAGCTGTCCTGTACTCTTGGTTCCTCCTGGTTGTCTGAAGTTCTTTCATGCTGTGCATATTATATTTATATCCAACAGCAACATAGCACATTTGTATGCAGTGTATCGTTCAGTAATTGTACTTTTACCTACTCTTTGTACACTCATTAACTTATCCAATTTTATATAGGGAAAAATGGTGTTTATGCCAACCTTGTGAAGCAAGTCAGAGAAGCATTTGAAGCATGTGATCTTGTCCGTGTTGATTGCTCAGGTCTTAACAAAAGTGATTGCAGAAAAATTGGAGCTAAACTAAAGGTTCGATAAATCTTGAAGAATGTTATTTAGTCATGGATTATTTTGTTCAGAAGTTGATGAACTCTACCTTCACAGGATCTAGTGCCCTGTATCTTACTGTCTTTTGAGTTTGAGCATATACTGATGTGGAGAGGAAGTGATTGGAAATCATCTCTTCCTCCATTAGAAGAAAATAGTTTTGAAGTGACAAAGGTGCAAGAAAGTTTTAGTGGCAAAGAATCTAATGAAGAGGTTACACATTCAGGAAATGTTCTTACCCAGATTGAGTTGGTCAGTGTTGCAACATCTCACAAGAACTGCAACTTGGGTGAAGGTCAAGAAAAATTTAAAGATTCCATTGCCAGTGATACGGTACTGAATTCTGCAAAGGAAGTTCCTGCATTGTTCCATTCTACAGGTATATCTAGAACTGAACCCTCAGCAGACACTCCATTGGAATATTCACCATTAAAGCCAGTATGTGATATTATGGATCCATCCCTGAAGTGCCAAAGTATCCCGACAAACAATACTGAAAATAGAGGCCTGACAGAGAAGTCAGAACATTCTCCGGATGGTTATAATTTGGAGACGAAGAGGAAAAGAAACGATGGTATAAAAGGTACAGTTCTAAATAGTGGTTCTAAAGTTCCATCCTATATAGAGGgactgttatgtcttttggaacaGGCCATTGACAGTGGCAGGGCACTTGTTCTGAGTGAAGATGAGCTTGTTGATTCAGATCTGGTCTATGAAAAGTCTGTTgcttttacaaaatcaattccaCGAAGCCTGGTTTTCGAGCATACTCAAAGGAAGTCCAGTGCCAGGAGAAATGGGCCAGACAATCATGCAAGTGTTAAAAAACATCTTGTAGAAAATAAACTGTCCAGCAGTCATGTTGAAAAGAAATGTATCGCTAATGGAGGATCTGCAATGCAGACAAATGACCATGCACAAGAGTTTCTATCTGATGTTGTTCCTCAAGGTACCTTAAGAGTAGATGAACTAGCAAAGTTACTAGCTTAGAGGTGATTGTTTTTTATCATCAGCCATAAAGACCGGTACATCAACATCCTTTGATTCATGTGCAGAATTTGCATGTACTCTGAATTTGGTTAAAACAGGTCTCAGGTCTGCTGCGTCGTGGTGAGGCCTTTTTAACCTTGAAATGCTGCACTATAATCCTGTGCGATGTACAAACCACCTTCAGAATATGTATTCAGTCTGATTTGTCAGTTGTTACCATGATTGGCCACTGATTATAGAATAACTATCACATAATGCTCCTAAAGATGTCTTGAACGAAATGGCAAGCCTTGAGCTGTTGCAAAGAGGCATTGAAAAAGTTACTCTGGCTGAGATAAACAAACAGAGCTACAATGACTGAGACAAGACAAAGATGTTGAAGTTTTGACTCATTGCCACCTTTCAACTTTACAACAATACAACTCAGTTGACTTGTGATAAACAGATGTGGGACTTCTTAGAAACAGATTTCGTGATTGTTGGGCATGTAGACGTACTTCTCAATGGTCTCTTGAAGGACTTGTGAAGATGTCAAACAAAGCGACTTTCTGTTGTGACATGCAGTGCTGCGTAGAGAGTAGGAATGGAAGGTGGCTGGTCGGGGCTCGAACGTCCGGCGACGAATTGGCGGCGCCGTGATCGGCGCCTTGAAGAACAGAGAGAATACGTGGGGCAAGGATTAACAAATGTTTTTGGCCTTATAGGCAAATCCCAACAACTTCCTGAATTGACTGACTCAACTTAACCGATAAGACTCATCTAACAAACTAGCTAGCTACTCCTCCAGACTTTGTGGACGCCGAACTGTGGTGACCGCGCGTGCATGGCCCTGCTAGTGCATGTCACGCCCGGCTTCCTAGCCACTGGCACGGCTCCTGCACTGGTACTTCTGACCGAGCATAATATCTCTCCCCTCCTTGGGAAACAGCTTGTCCTCGAGCTGGAACGAAGGGTGAGCAGCATGAAACGCTTCGACGGGTTCCCATGTTGCTTCAGACGCTGGCATGCCAGCCCACTGCACCAGGACATGCCAGGCACCACGGCGCAGGCTGGCACGAAGGACACGCTCCGGCTGCTGCAGTGATTGCCCGTGCTGGAGTGGAGGCAGCGCCGGTGTGGTTGCTGGAGGGGAACCGATGAACGGCTTGAGCACGCCCACATGGAATACATCATGAATGCGGGCATTCTCGGGAAGCTGCAGACGATAGGCCACCGAGCCCATGCGCTCGATGACTTGATACGACCCTGCGTACTTGGGGCCGAGCTTCTTGCCGGAACCGGGCACCAGGGACTGGGTAGGTCGGTGAAGCAAGAGGAGCCAAACCCAGTCCCCGACGCTGAACTCCAGAGGACGGTGGTGAGCATCATACTGCTTGCGCGCGTACTGCTGCGCCTGGAGCAGCCGAGCGCGAACCTCGGTGAGGAACTCGTCGCGGCGAGCGAGCATGGCATCGACTGTGGCGTTGTCGGCGCTGCCCAGCTCATAGGGCAGTATCGATGGGGGCGGCCGGCCGTAGACGACCTGGAACGGAGTCGTGCGGAGGGCGGAGTGAAACGAAGAGTTGTAGCAGTACTCCGCCCATGGTAACCAGTCGAGCCAGTTGCGTGGTCGGTCACCAGTGATGCAGCGTAGGTACATCGTGATGATCTTGTTCATCGCTTCCGACTGGCCGTCAGTTTGCGATGAAAGGCCGTACTCATGCGGAGCTGAACACCAGCCAGCCAGAAGAGGTCGCGCCATATGTGGCTGATGAACACGGGGTCGCGGTCGCTGACGATCGATTCCGGGAACCCGTGCAGGCGGACAATGTCGTTGAAGAACGCGCGTGTGACAGAGGCCACCGTGTACGGATGCCCCAGCGGAATGAAGTGAGCATACTTCGAGAACCTGTCAACCACCGTGAGCAAGATACTTTTGCCATGTACCTTCGGAAGCGCCTCGACGAAATCCATCGATATGTCAGCCCACACCCTGGATGGCACTGGCAGGGGTTGGAGGAGGCCGGCTGGGTGCAGGGCCTCAgtcttgttgcgctggcatgtGGAGCAGGCGCGCACGTAGTCGTGGACGAGGCACCGGTCGTGCTCGATGGAGAAGTCGGCGCGGAGACGCTGGAGTGTCTTTCTGCATGCCTTCGTGGCCAACGGTGTGCGCGAGCTGCAGGATCTCAGGGAGCAGCATGGACGAGCTGGGCACGAACACCCACCCATCATGAATAATGAGCCCGTCTTGGACGCGCCAGGCCTCGCCCCGGTCACCAACAGCGATGGCGTCCCGCAGCGCAGCCAGCTCCTGGGCGGCTGCGAGCTCCTGTCGTAGGTCGGAGAAGAGGCGGAACGAGGGCCCGAAGATCACCGTGAGCGCTGCGTCTGAGCCGTCGAGGCCCAGGACGTCCCCGTCCCTACGCGAGAGTGCGTCGGCGACCGTGTTCAACCGGCCTAGGTGGTACTCAACCCTGAAATCAAAGCCAAATAATTTGCTAATCCACTGGTGCTGCGGGATCGTCGAGAGGCGCTGATCGAGCATATATTTGAGCGCATAATGATCCGTGCGCATGATGAAGGAACGCCCCCAAAGGTATGGGCGCCAGTGGCGAACGGCTTGCACCAAGCCAATGAGCTCACGCTCATATGCGGCGACCTTCATGTGCCGCGCCGCAAATGGCCTGATGAAGAATGCCATGGGTCCCTCGCCCTGGTGTAAGACAGCGCCAAACCTAGAGCTAGATGCATCACAATCCATGAAGAATTCCTTTTCAAAATTGGGAAGGTGCAGGACCGGTGCTGCTGATAGGGCGGCTTTGAGGGCTATGAACGCTGCTGTAGCTGCCTCTGTCCACTCGAAGGCATCCTTCTTGAGCAATTGGGTCAGCGGTGCTGCAATAGACCCA
Above is a genomic segment from Miscanthus floridulus cultivar M001 chromosome 3, ASM1932011v1, whole genome shotgun sequence containing:
- the LOC136545826 gene encoding CRS2-associated factor 1, chloroplastic-like, whose product is MATAPLPSRSLLAPAQQSHPRLPASLRICLSHHKQPPTGPKRHRRAVISHPAFSAAARGRAKKIPIADTDEPAAGVRVTDRGLSYRLDGAPFEFQYSYTEAPRARPVALREAPFLPFGPEATPRPWTGRKPLPKSRKELPEFDSFVLPPPGKKGVKPVQSPGPFLSGMEPRCQSVSREDILGEPLTKEEVSELVKGSLKSKRQLNMGRDGLTHNMLENIHSHWKRKRVCKIKCKGVCTVDMDNICQQLEEKVGGKVIHRQGGVIFLFRGRNYNYRTRPCFPLMLWKPVAPVYPHLVTKVPGGLTPDEATEMRMRGRQLPPICKLGKNGVYANLVKQVREAFEACDLVRVDCSGLNKSDCRKIGAKLKDLVPCILLSFEFEHILMWRGSDWKSSLPPLEENSFEVTKVQESFSGKESNEEVTHSGNVLTQIELVSVATSHKNCNLGEGQEKFKDSIASDTVLNSAKEVPALFHSTGISRTEPSADTPLEYSPLKPVCDIMDPSLKCQSIPTNNTENRGLTEKSEHSPDGYNLETKRKRNDGIKGTVLNSGSKVPSYIEGLLCLLEQAIDSGRALVLSEDELVDSDLVYEKSVAFTKSIPRSLVFEHTQRKSSARRNGPDNHASVKKHLVENKLSSSHVEKKCIANGGSAMQTNDHAQEFLSDVVPQGTLRVDELAKLLA